From one Drosophila subpulchrella strain 33 F10 #4 breed RU33 chromosome 3L, RU_Dsub_v1.1 Primary Assembly, whole genome shotgun sequence genomic stretch:
- the LOC119553683 gene encoding ubiquitin-like-specific protease 1 encodes MAKRECGNQPNSPMWLNQANYSLLALEGQFIERERYLSLIRNECDMPNPHSLQPTRPEARANGNPSTSSYPQERVKDIILALERLLIFNRYPSGNKPVARPIATKKSLDRPKSKSLPYVVQCARQRRFNSCAFLKDGYVEQFRKQALQKSKKFKIFVAQALSEAKRTEDERRAFEQDMRKNKLKNCGLIPESNITIEDESKNKERFALQTNKTLNRPEPIIISEDFAQPTKHIVISDDESEEEETAIESFIISEDESDENENEDFAQPTQEPLNRPDLISEDKFEEIEEFPQLTKEHMNRLKELEGSHPEEFVVSKFKLDVNISDIKILVGGRWLNDVVINFYMNLLTDRSEKRSGQLPSVYSMNTFFMPRLLQSGFEGVKRWTRKVDILSKDIILIPVHCKGVHWTMTIIDMRKKSILYYDSKGGANQNLLDTLEKYLREESLDKRNQSFDTSNFRIEKARNVPQQKNNSDCGVFSCMFAEYITRNAPITFSQDKMVYFRKKMALEIMDGELWK; translated from the coding sequence ATGGCAAAGCGAGAATGCGGAAATCAACCAAATAGTCCTATGTGGCTAAACCAAGCGAATTACAGCTTGCTGGCCCTCGAGGGACAGTTCATCGAGCGTGAGCGTTACCTAAGTCTTATCCGTAATGAATGCGACATGCCAAATCCACATTCGCTGCAACCTACTCGACCTGAAGCCCGGGCAAATGGAAACCCTTCGACAAGTTCTTATCCACAGGAAAGAGTGAAGGACATTATTCTGGCTCTTGAGCGACTTCTCATTTTTAACCGATATCCATCTGGCAACAAGCCAGTAGCAAGGCCTATTGCAACAAAGAAGTCCCTGGATCGACCGAAAAGCAAATCACTACCTTATGTTGTCCAATGTGCCCGACAACGTCGCTTCAACAGCTGCGCATTTTTGAAGGATGGCTATGTCGAGCAGTTCAGAAAGCAAGCTTTGCAAAAGAGCAAgaagtttaaaatatttgtggcACAAGCACTTTCCGAAGCTAAAAGAACCGAGGATGAACGCCGTGCCTTCGAACAGGATATGCGCAAGAATAAGTTGAAGAACTGCGGACTAATCCCTGAGTCCAATATTACCATCGAGGATGAGTCGAAAAATAAAGAAAGGTTCGCTCTGCAGACCAATAAGACACTAAATCGCCCCGAGCCCATCATCATCAGTGAGGATTTCGCTCAGCCTACCAAACACATCGTCATCAGCGATGACGAATCAGAAGAAGAGGAGACCGCTATCGAGTCTTTCATTATCAGCGAGGACGAATCAGATGAAAACGAAAACGAGGACTTCGCCCAGCCGACCCAAGAACCCCTTAATCGTCCCGACCTCATCAGCGAGGATAAGTTTGAAGAAATTGAGGAGTTTCCGCAGCTGACCAAGGAGCATATGAATCGTTTAAAAGAATTAGAAGGAAGCCATCCCGAGGAATTCGTTGTTAGTAAGTTCAAACTGGATGTCAACATCAGCGACATTAAAATCCTAGTTGGAGGCAGATGGCTCAACGACGTAGTAATCAACTTCTACATGAACTTGTTGACCGATCGCTCGGAGAAGCGATCAGGCCAGCTGCCCAGTGTCTACTCCATGAACACTTTCTTTATGCCACGTCTGCTGCAGAGTGGATTCGAGGGCGTTAAACGCTGGACACGAAAGGTTGATATCCTCAGCAAGGACATCATTCTGATTCCTGTCCACTGCAAAGGCGTTCACTGGACCATGACAATAATCGATATGCGTAAAAAGTCGATCCTTTACTATGACTCGAAGGGGGGAGCCAACCAGAATTTGCTGGATACACTGGAAAAATACCTGCGAGAGGAATCGTTGGATAAGCGCAATCAGTCTTTCGACACCAGCAATTTTCGCATCGAAAAAGCGCGAAACGTACCGCAGCAGAAAAACAACTCCGACTGCGGCGTTTTCAGCTGTATGTTTGCTGAGTACATTACTCGAAATGCTCCAATCACCTTTTCGCAGGACAAAATGGTCTATTTTCGCAAAAAGATGGCCTTGGAGATCATGGACGGCGAGCTGTGGAAATAG